A genomic region of Limnochordia bacterium contains the following coding sequences:
- a CDS encoding D-alanyl-D-alanine carboxypeptidase has translation MSTNGQQERGKGMSRKTIVIVLGISVVLFGIGALLQDPLRLHPALSAVVVEIDSGEILYQHNAEKRIPPASLTKLMTVLLAVEAIESRQVDLLDLVSVSEYAASMEGSRVWLGAGECYTVEQLLMSLMIASANDAAVAIAEYLGGNEPQFVSRMMERADELGMQNTRFVNATGLPAPDGEEEGFTTATDMARLAQEVLCHRQILEWSRTPSQVLRENPLFVMRNTNPLLGTYPGCDGLKTGHTEAAGYHLIATAKRNGVRLISVIMHTNSRRAQAAASTRLLDYGFRKCMDTPELVSSP, from the coding sequence TTGTCCACCAATGGACAGCAAGAACGGGGTAAAGGCATGTCCCGGAAAACTATTGTAATTGTCTTGGGTATCTCAGTTGTGCTTTTTGGAATCGGGGCACTACTACAGGATCCTCTTCGTCTGCATCCTGCCCTATCAGCGGTTGTGGTAGAAATAGACTCCGGCGAAATATTGTATCAGCACAATGCCGAAAAACGAATTCCTCCTGCGAGTCTTACTAAGTTGATGACCGTCCTTCTTGCTGTGGAGGCCATCGAAAGTCGTCAGGTAGACTTACTGGATCTGGTTTCAGTAAGTGAATATGCCGCCTCAATGGAGGGCTCCCGCGTCTGGCTTGGCGCAGGAGAGTGTTATACTGTTGAGCAACTTCTGATGTCTTTAATGATCGCCTCAGCAAATGATGCAGCGGTTGCCATTGCTGAATACCTGGGTGGAAACGAACCCCAGTTTGTGAGCCGCATGATGGAAAGGGCTGACGAACTAGGTATGCAGAATACCCGCTTCGTAAATGCAACCGGTCTTCCCGCACCCGACGGTGAGGAGGAAGGATTCACTACTGCTACCGACATGGCCCGTCTGGCCCAGGAAGTGCTTTGCCACCGGCAAATCCTCGAGTGGAGCCGCACCCCAAGTCAAGTGCTTCGGGAGAATCCCTTGTTTGTTATGCGCAATACAAACCCTCTTTTGGGAACATACCCCGGCTGCGACGGACTAAAAACCGGGCACACCGAGGCCGCTGGCTATCATTTGATTGCCACAGCTAAACGAAATGGAGTTCGGCTAATTTCCGTAATCATGCATACTAACAGCAGACGGGCCCAAGCGGCCGCTTCTACCCGTCTGCTAGATTATGGGTTTAGGAAATGCATGGACACACCTGAGCTAGTCAGCTCCCCCTAA
- the lonB gene encoding ATP-dependent protease LonB has protein sequence MNLMAVVGLINLFFAIVIGLYFWNLLKQQQSNKSAIDRESKRELEKLRKLKAISLSEPLSEKTRPRRFEDIVGQEDGLRALRAALCGPNPQHVLIYGPPGVGKTAAARVVLEEAKKNPLSPFRSDAVFVEVDATTARFDDRGIADPLMGSVHDPIYQGAGPLGMAGIPQPKPGAVTKAHGGVLFIDEIGELHPIQMNKLLKVLEDRKVFLESAYYSSEDTNIPLHIHEIFQKGLPADFRLIGATTRMPWDIPPAIRSRCMEVYFRPLLAEEVRKIAQMAAKKISFTLPDGVLDVLEKYATNGREAVNMIQLAAGIAQTEGRRSIEQEDVEWVVASGQYNPRPKATIPDAPEVGLVNGLAVYGPNMGVLLEIEATAIPASQPGRGELIITGVVEEEELGGGNHRMRRKSMAKGSVDNVITILKNALGVEPKDYDIHINFPGGTPVDGPSAGVAMVCAIYSAISNQPIDNTVAMTGEVSIHGKVKPVGGIVAKVEAARLAGVKRVIIPHENWQELFAALQDIEVVGVTEISEVLEVALYRKQKETGVDAARIPGPVSIGTGTFV, from the coding sequence ATGAATCTGATGGCCGTTGTGGGGCTTATTAACCTATTCTTTGCGATCGTAATCGGTCTTTACTTTTGGAATCTGCTTAAGCAACAGCAATCGAATAAGTCCGCCATTGACCGGGAATCAAAAAGGGAGTTAGAGAAGCTCCGAAAGCTGAAGGCTATCTCGTTAAGCGAACCACTGTCTGAAAAAACGAGGCCTCGCCGGTTTGAGGATATTGTAGGGCAAGAAGATGGGCTACGGGCTTTACGGGCTGCCCTGTGCGGTCCTAATCCCCAGCATGTGCTTATTTATGGTCCTCCTGGCGTGGGAAAGACCGCAGCGGCCAGGGTAGTGCTTGAAGAAGCGAAGAAGAACCCCCTGTCCCCCTTCCGGTCCGATGCTGTGTTTGTGGAAGTGGATGCAACTACCGCTAGGTTTGATGACCGGGGCATTGCGGATCCGCTCATGGGCTCGGTGCATGATCCAATTTACCAAGGTGCTGGACCGTTGGGTATGGCCGGCATTCCCCAGCCAAAACCTGGTGCAGTCACTAAAGCTCATGGCGGGGTGTTATTCATTGACGAAATCGGAGAGCTACATCCAATCCAGATGAATAAGTTGCTAAAGGTATTAGAGGACCGCAAGGTGTTTCTAGAAAGTGCCTACTACAGCTCGGAGGATACAAATATTCCTTTGCATATTCATGAGATCTTTCAGAAGGGTCTTCCCGCAGACTTTCGCCTCATTGGTGCTACCACGAGAATGCCTTGGGATATCCCTCCGGCAATTCGGTCCCGCTGTATGGAAGTGTATTTCCGTCCATTATTAGCTGAGGAAGTACGGAAGATTGCTCAGATGGCGGCAAAAAAGATCAGTTTTACGCTTCCAGACGGTGTGCTCGATGTGTTAGAGAAGTATGCTACCAACGGGCGGGAAGCTGTGAATATGATTCAACTGGCGGCGGGCATCGCCCAGACGGAAGGTAGGCGTAGTATCGAGCAGGAAGATGTGGAGTGGGTAGTTGCCAGTGGTCAGTACAATCCCCGCCCCAAGGCAACGATTCCGGACGCTCCCGAGGTGGGGCTTGTGAACGGACTTGCGGTTTATGGACCCAATATGGGGGTACTACTGGAAATTGAGGCAACGGCTATTCCAGCGAGTCAACCTGGGCGCGGCGAACTGATCATTACCGGAGTAGTTGAGGAGGAAGAACTAGGTGGTGGTAACCACCGGATGCGACGCAAGAGTATGGCGAAGGGTTCGGTGGACAATGTGATTACCATTCTGAAAAACGCCCTGGGTGTTGAACCAAAGGACTACGATATCCACATCAATTTCCCCGGTGGAACTCCCGTGGATGGCCCTTCGGCGGGAGTGGCGATGGTTTGTGCCATCTACTCCGCTATTTCGAATCAACCAATAGATAACACTGTGGCGATGACCGGGGAGGTATCCATTCACGGTAAAGTAAAACCGGTGGGTGGGATTGTGGCCAAAGTGGAAGCTGCTCGGCTGGCGGGGGTGAAGCGGGTCATCATACCCCATGAGAATTGGCAGGAGTTATTTGCTGCCCTGCAAGATATTGAGGTAGTAGGAGTGACGGAGATTTCCGAGGTCTTGGAGGTGGCTTTGTATCGGAAGCAGAAAGAAACCGGGGTGGATGCGGCAAGGATTCCGGGTCCAGTATCCATAGGAACCGGTACCTTTGTTTAA